GCTTGCGTTCGCTGATACGATTGGACGCAACATCGCGGGACCAGATGGCGTACCGGCTGGGATCGTCGTCGCCTTGATCGGCGCACCTTATTTTATCTATCTCTTGTTGAAGAAATAATCAAAAATCCGCATCAAACAGCTTTTTTTCGCTGATTGATGCGGATTTTTTGCTTTAACGTTTCCACCACGCACGTTCGATTTCACCCATCGTTACGTACGCCGGATCGATTTGTTTGGCTAATCGGTTCAGTCGAGTGACGCCAAGACCGACTCCGCCGCTCCAGATAAGTAGGAGAACGAATAGATAACCGGGAGCATTTGGAATCGACAGCATAACGAAGGCAATCAGCCATGCCACAACATAACCGATGATCGTCAGGTGAGCGACCTTCTGAACAGTCTGTTGATAGATACCTTGCGTTAAATAGGACTTCATGAGTCGTAGCCGAACGATTTCACGAACGACTCCAATCCCGCAAAGACAGAAAAACAAGATTTGCCCAAAGACGGATTCCACCACTGGTAAAAACCAAGCAAGTATTGCGACAATCAATCCAGGAATCAAAAAGAAATAGGTGACGACACGCACCGGTCGTTTCATTAAATTCAGACGTGCTTGTCGCTCGAATAGGTGTTCCATTTTGAAGTTCCTTTCTGTTTGACGAAGCGGACTACTTCTCCGTCACTGATATAATCTGGATCACGCGCCCCGTCACGTCGGATAATCCATTCGCTGATGAAATAGAGCGGAGTTAAGATGACGAAGATCGCTACAAGCATCTTCCAGAACGGTCCCTCGATCGTCTGGATGATGACGATCGTTAACACGGCATACAGCAGGACGTGGCTACCGACACGAAGTAAAAATTGCCGACGGACCTGTGCTTTTGAGAGATAGCCATCTAAAATTTTTCTCTTTTTTAACTGATAACGAAAATCGGAACCGAGAAAAACAGCTGGAATCGTCAAAATCAACATGGGGATATCCGTCCACTCAATCAAGATACCGACTGTTATGAAAAGGAACACGTTCCAGTACCAACGCGTGCCGAGCCACTCGACGTCCCGGTACGCGAGCGCAAGTTGTTGTAGACGTTCTTCACGAGCCGTTTGCATGACATCGTCTCCTTTAGCGGGCTTTGTGGATTTCTTGTTCCGTGATGTACGTAGGGTCGATCTTTCGTGAGACGGACTCTAGCGTTTTTCGACAAATCCAGTAGAACGGGATGACGACGATGACGAGCCCGATCAAGAAGGAGATGCTCGGACGATTGACTGTCCAGACGATCAAACCGGCAAGCGCTCCGTATTGTAAGATGCCGATCAGGACGTGCACCTGGTAGAGACGTTTTGCTGAATCCTTTGATGTATACTCCGCGACAAGCGCAAACCGCTTCCGTTGTACGAGCATGTCATAGCCAAAATACAATAATGGAACGATCATGGCGTAGACTGGTTTCTCGAGTGTGTTACTCAGTGCTAAAAATGCCGCAAGCAAGACCCACATGCCGGTCTTTGTCTTTTGGTGCATCTCTTCGTAAAGCGTCGCTAATGCTTCCGTTTGTGTATGTACGTGTTCCATGATCTCCCACCTTCCTATACTGTCATATACTTACATTTTACTGGATCGGTTTCATCTGTAGTACGATTTTTCGAAAAAAAGATGTCTTGCCGCTTCGGACAAGACATCTTTCATTAGAGACTACGCACTGACCTGGATGATGAGATAGATGACGCTATAGGCAACGATTGCGAGTGGTATCATCGCGACACCGATTAACCAGCCGTTCTTGTCACGGATACCGAGATATAAGACGAGACACCCTACGATGAAGGCGATTAAGGTCGTAAACGGATTCATGGTTGTTCCCCCTCTGACTTGTTTCTGTTCTTAAAATTCCCCCTCCGCTCGTCTGATAAACCCGTCAAAGCGCTTCGTGATACAAAAGAAAAGCCAGACGGATCTCCGCCTGACTATATCTGCAGTTACTTATTTTTTCGTGATGACGACTGTTTTCGTAACAACGTGTCCACCGAGATCCTTCAGTTTCAAGTTGTACGTGTTTTTACCCTTCTTCAGCGTCACTTTTTTCGTGATCGTCTTTTTGAAGGCTTTCATTTCGTACGGCTCTTTGAACGTGCGGCGGTATTCCGCACTACCATTGAAGTCGAAACGTAACTCGCTGTAGTTATCGCGAAGAACGATCTTCATCTCTGCTGTCTTTGTTTTACTTGAGACAGTTTTTGGTGCTGTGACACGAATCGTTGGTAGTTCTGTGTCGATGATGACTTGACGGTTGAACGCAACACGGTTCCCTTTGCCATCATATGCTTCGACCTTGAATGACTTGACGCCATCCGTCGTGTACGTCACGTCGTGGCTGAACGCATAGTTTTGTTGCGCTGCATCGAAGCGGAGCTTGACAGATTTACCGTTGATTTTGAACGATTTAATCCCTGATTCATCAGAGACGTGACCTGCGATGTTGATGACTTTCGATGTCGCAAGACCAAGTGCAACTGGTGTATCGATTTGAACGTTCGGTACCGCTTTATCAACACCTGTCGTGTTGACGTCTTTTTTCACACTGTTTCCTGCATAGTCTTTGACGACGAAAGCAATTTTCGCACGCTCTGGAAGATCAGTTAGCGTGTACGCTTTTTCTGTTGCAGCAAGTGGCTGTTTCAAGACACTCTTGCCATTAACGAGAATGTCATATGACGCGACTCCTGTACCTTGATCACCTGCAGTCCACGAGAGTGTTGCTTTCGAAGCATCCCACTTCACAGTTGCTGCCGGTTTTTTCGTATCGACATAGACTGGGAAGAGATTCGATTGCCATTTGGCATTCGGATAATCGATGACTGATTTGACTTTGTAGTAGTAAAGACCATCTTTGACTGGTTTACCGTTAATTGTTCCATCCCAAGCAGCGCTTGTGACTGGTGTGAATCCGTCCTCTGAACCGCTATCGTAGTAGTTCTTGACGACGTCGGTTTGCATATCGAGCTTTTGGAGCGTTGCTTTATTCCGGTCAAGAATCGAGTACTCGACTTTTTTCGCATTACGAAGGAACGAGATGATCGGGAATGCTTCATCCGCGCTACCATCGTTGTTTGGTGAGAACGAGACTTTGTTCGCAACGACATCACCAGCAGCGTTCGCACCGAGGAACTCGAAGTTATCCTTCACTTCTGTCGCTAGACCTGTCAAACCGTAGAACGTGTTCTCTTCATCGTACAACGGGGCATCTAGAATCGGTGCTTGATCCCATTTCCCTTTAAAGCCAACGTAAGGAACCGTCAACTCTGGGTTTTTGCTCTTCGTATCGATTAAACGGACGAATCCTTCGACGAAGTAGCCGTTCTCAAAGACTTGTTCAAGTGGAAGCTCGTTTGCCCAGTCTGTTGTATCCTTCAAGTCGACCGACACACTGACTTTCGTTGAGCTCTTCGGATTAATCGAGACCGAGCTTGCTTTCTTCGAACCGACTGCGAATGAGATTGGATATGTGCCTTTATTCGCATCCACCGTACCAATCGTGCCTTTTTTGAAGATTCCGTTCGCTTCTAAGAAGTTCGATCCTTCTGCGCCGAGATCCGACTGAACCGTTCCGGCTAACTTATACGTCACTTTTTCACTGCTGTAGTTTTTCAAATCAAGTGTGAACGTGAACTTCTCGCCGACTTCCTTCAAGGATGCCTTACCTTCACCCGACTTCGTCTCCGTGACGACGACTGGCGTCTTCATGGCAGCACGCAGATCCATCAGTCCAGCTCCCTCACGACGTGGTGAGTAGAAGTTACCTGTTTTTAGTTGCGCGTTGTATTTTCCCTGATCGAGTTGCGGACGCGACGTGTTCATCAAGATGTTCTTCGCGAGTTTAACGCGTGTCGCACCGTCGACTTTGAAGTCTTTTGCGATCCGTTGCATGACGAGTGCCGTTCCACCAGCAACGTGCGGTGCTGCCATCGATGTTCCACTCATGACGCCATATTCATTATCGTTGAGCGTTGAGTAAATTTTTCCGCCTGGTGCCGTGATTTCTGGTTTGAAGTCAAGGCTTGGCGTGACACCCCATGACGTGAAGTCAGACATTTGTCCTGCGACCGGGTTATCGGCTGAGACTGCTTTTCCGTCGAATGTGACAGCAATTGCCTT
This window of the Exiguobacterium acetylicum genome carries:
- a CDS encoding S8 family serine peptidase; translated protein: MKKKIALMAAVLMTSSNLVSAQGALSSQDKATGQKPQALSLKKSGQEKNYKQSDKVRVVIEMEEKPAIQIAQAQNKRYSTLSNAEKESIKNRLVSVQKSVKSAIAKKAIPVTYKESFTTVINGFSGEVKFGDIEDIKQLSGVKSVHIAHEYARPEVAKGAKPDMLYSKDMVNAKETWQDYGFKGEGTVVAVIDTGIDPSHKDMVLSPETKIDLTSSKVDSAKETKGLKGKYFTEKVPYGYNYADHDSEIRDLGAGASMHGMHVAGTVGANGDEANGGIKGVAPETQLLAMKVFGNDPGMPSTFSDIYIKAIDDAIALGADVINMSLGSTASFVNADDPEQRAIVNAMNNGILCAISAGNSAFAGHGAGNPYTANPDIGVVGAPGLTSQALQVASLENTKLTLEGMALTIDNQDAGYLAYQKQDSPNPIAVFDKEKKDVVYVGDGQASNYEGKDVKGKVVFVVRNGGFNYGMIQAEAEKQGAAGVIVRGRVDHGDYVSMALNNPTIPMVTLSLKDGNELEAKAKEGKAIAVTFDGKAVSADNPVAGQMSDFTSWGVTPSLDFKPEITAPGGKIYSTLNDNEYGVMSGTSMAAPHVAGGTALVMQRIAKDFKVDGATRVKLAKNILMNTSRPQLDQGKYNAQLKTGNFYSPRREGAGLMDLRAAMKTPVVVTETKSGEGKASLKEVGEKFTFTLDLKNYSSEKVTYKLAGTVQSDLGAEGSNFLEANGIFKKGTIGTVDANKGTYPISFAVGSKKASSVSINPKSSTKVSVSVDLKDTTDWANELPLEQVFENGYFVEGFVRLIDTKSKNPELTVPYVGFKGKWDQAPILDAPLYDEENTFYGLTGLATEVKDNFEFLGANAAGDVVANKVSFSPNNDGSADEAFPIISFLRNAKKVEYSILDRNKATLQKLDMQTDVVKNYYDSGSEDGFTPVTSAAWDGTINGKPVKDGLYYYKVKSVIDYPNAKWQSNLFPVYVDTKKPAATVKWDASKATLSWTAGDQGTGVASYDILVNGKSVLKQPLAATEKAYTLTDLPERAKIAFVVKDYAGNSVKKDVNTTGVDKAVPNVQIDTPVALGLATSKVINIAGHVSDESGIKSFKINGKSVKLRFDAAQQNYAFSHDVTYTTDGVKSFKVEAYDGKGNRVAFNRQVIIDTELPTIRVTAPKTVSSKTKTAEMKIVLRDNYSELRFDFNGSAEYRRTFKEPYEMKAFKKTITKKVTLKKGKNTYNLKLKDLGGHVVTKTVVITKK